A region of the Chryseobacterium gotjawalense genome:
TCGCTTTTGATTCTCAAAAAACATTTTTCAAAAAATATATCAGTTCTTAATTATCCATTTCTCTCCTTCGATGTTCCGATGTTTTTTTAGCGTAAATTTGCTGTTCGTAAATTCCCACTATGCAAGAACAAATCGTTTTCGAAGACAATCATCTTTTAGTCATCAATAAAAAAGCAGGGCAACTCGTTCAGGGCGACAAAACCGGCGATTTATCTTTGCTTGAATTAATTAAAGATTTCATTAAAAAAAGAGATCATAAACCTGGAAATGTTTTCCTGGGACTGGTTCACCGGATCGACCGCCCAACTTCCGGACTGGTCATTTATGCCAAAACTTCCAAAGCGCTTTCCCGTTTAACGCAAATGGTGAAAAACCGCGAAATCAAAAAAACATATTGGGCAGTTGTTTCCAAAGCTGAGATTCCACAACAGCAAAGGCTGGTTCATTATCTTCAGAAAAACGAGAAGAACAATAAAACTACCGTTTTTCCAAAAGCGACCGAAGGGGCAAAACAAGCAATTCTGAATTACGAAATCATTAAAACGCTGGATAATTTTCTGTTGCTGGAAGTTGATTTGGAAACCGGTCGTCACCATCAGATCCGGGCACAATTATCGAAAATTGGAGTTCCAATTAAAGGCGATTTAAAATACGGTTCGGCACGTTCAAATCCCGATGGCGGCATTCATCTGCATGCGAGAAAGCTGGAATTCATTCATCCTGTCACTTTAGAAAAACTATCCATCACCGCGCCCGTTCCTCAGAATGATCCGGTTTGGAAAGCTTGTGAAGATTAATAAATTATCTAAAAAAACATTGAATTTTTTAACCGCAAAAGGGACAAAAGACGCTAATTGATCCGCTTCGGAACTTGATGAAAAAGAACTTCAACAGGTTGCAAAAATGGCATTCTATATCACTTTTGACATCTTTTGGCTACCTTATTAAACCAATACTTTTGTTTCTTTTGCGGTAAAAAAATCCTTACTGAGCTGGCGGAACAACTCCACCATTACTGTCATTCGGATTATTTTGTTTTAAAATATTGGCATCTTCTTTTGCCAGTTTATTTTTGGTCGGAATTTTATAATTCACAGAAAAACCAAAGTTTCTTGTGTCTGTTTTATTATAAAGAAAAACACTTTCTCCTTCTAATGGTCTGGAATGAAGTTGAGTTACCTGCGTATTGAACAGATCATTTCCGTAAACCGAAAGAGTTAGTTTATCATTCAGGAATTTCTTTGTGAAGGTCAAATCAAATTTTTGATTAAATGGCTTTTCCGACTCGAAATAATAGTAGCCAGCTTTTTTCGATAAGACATTATAATTCGCAGTCATTTTAATTTGAGAAGGAAGTACTACTTGCGCCATCAAATTTATAACCCACATTCCTTTCGGATCTATTTCTTTAATTTCATGCTTCACATAACCTGCATACGCATAAAGAAAATTGATTTTATCAGGATTGAAATTCATCTTCATTATTTCACCGAAAGGCTTAGTG
Encoded here:
- a CDS encoding RluA family pseudouridine synthase, with the translated sequence MQEQIVFEDNHLLVINKKAGQLVQGDKTGDLSLLELIKDFIKKRDHKPGNVFLGLVHRIDRPTSGLVIYAKTSKALSRLTQMVKNREIKKTYWAVVSKAEIPQQQRLVHYLQKNEKNNKTTVFPKATEGAKQAILNYEIIKTLDNFLLLEVDLETGRHHQIRAQLSKIGVPIKGDLKYGSARSNPDGGIHLHARKLEFIHPVTLEKLSITAPVPQNDPVWKACED